The following are encoded in a window of Eschrichtius robustus isolate mEscRob2 chromosome 1, mEscRob2.pri, whole genome shotgun sequence genomic DNA:
- the FBXO34 gene encoding F-box only protein 34, protein MHLKPYRKLQKKVRPLEISKETLRTPMSHQQAINDEECKASCMKPSVFPSASLAKASSRKPFGILSPNVLCSMSGKSPEESSLNVKTKKNASSATIHQGEEGEGPLDIWAVVKPGNTKEKIAFFAAHQCSNRIGSMKIKSSWDIDGRATKRRKKSGDLKKAKIQLERMKEGNSRCYQPEPFACGIEHCSVHYVSDNGDGVYAGRPLSVIQMVAFLEQRASALLASCAKNCTNSPAVVRFSGQSRGVPPAPEPLSAPGACEEPMERRNPEGGEPQSEPVRVLDMVARLESECLKRQSQREPGSLSRNNSFRRNVGRVLLVSGTQAEESKTNKGALEVPDTQVKTVGSVSVDCGPLRADHCPPKGDQAWDGAPRGCPSLPAGVSLHTDSAELEPDQQTAMKNSNRHDVEMTEELVGSPFPPRTCPQAIELPPDAIDGMSEELVPLASQNPDQRRKESLCISITVSKVEKDQPSSSKSCEDPLPGMLFFLPSGQHQPGCSQRNESTTEESSEASQLDDAAEGDCASEEKSVSADSFVPLASGESTLPVLEASSWKKQVSHDFLETRFKIQQLLEPQQYMAFLPHHIMVKIFRLLPTKSLVALKCTCCYFKFIIEYYNIRPADSRWVRDPRYREDPCKQCKKKYVKGDVSLCRWHPKPYCQALPYGPGYWMCCHRSQKGFPGCKLGLHDNHWVPACHSFNRAIHKKAKGTETEEEY, encoded by the coding sequence ATGCACCTAAAGCCATACCGGAAACTCCAGAAGAAAGTGCGACCTTTGGAAATCAGCAAGGAAACTCTGAGAACTCCTATGAGCCACCAACAGGCTATAAATGATGAAGAATGCAAAGCTAGCTGTATGAAAccaagtgtctttccttcagCCTCTCTTGCTAAAGCATCATCTCGAAAGCCTTTTGGAATCCTTTCTCCAAATGTTCTGTGCAGTATGAGTGGGAAGAGTCCTGAAGAGAGCAGCTTGAAtgttaaaaccaagaagaatgcATCGTCTGCAACAATCCACCAGGGTGAAGAAGGGGAAGGGCCGCTTGATATCTGGGCTGTTGTGAAACCGGGAAATACCAAGGAAAAGATTGCATTCTTTGCAGCCCACCAGTGTAGTAATAGAATAGGatctatgaaaataaaaagctCCTGGGATATTGATGGGAGAGCtactaaaagaaggaaaaaatcagGGGATCTTAAAAAAGCCAAGATACAGTTGGAAAGGATGAAGGAAGGCAACAGCAGATGCTACCAACCTGAGCCTTTTGCGTGTGGCATCGAGCACTGTTCTGTGCATTACGTGAGTGACAACGGGGACGGAGTCTATGCTGGGAGGCCTTTGTCGGTCATACAAATGGTTGCCTTCCTCGAGCAAAGAGCCAGTGCTCTGCTAGCCAGTTGTGCGAAAAACTGCACTAACTCACCTGCTGTGGTGCGGTTTTCCGGGCAATCCAGAGGTGTGCCCCCAGCCCCCGAGCCCTTGTCTGCCCCAGGAGCATGTGAAGAACCCATGGAAAGGAGAAATCCTGAGGGTGGTGAACCACAGAGTGAGCCAGTCCGTGTCCTTGACATGGTGGCCAGGCTAGAGTCCGAGTGCCTGAAGCGGCAGAGCCAGCGTGAGCCTGGGAGCCTCTCGAGGAATAACAGCTTCCGTCGCAACGTGGGCCGCGTGTTGCTTGTGAGTGGCACCCAGGCTGAGGAAAGCAAAACGAACAAAGGCGCCTTGGAGGTACCTGACACTCAGGTGAAAACTGTGGGGTCTGTATCTGTGGACTGTGGCCCCTTAAGGGCTGACCATTGTCCTCCCAAGGGGGACCAGGCCTGGGACGGCGCTCCTCGGGGCTGTCCCTCATTGCCAGCAGGCGTGAGTTTGCACACGGACAGTGCAGAATTAGAGCCAGACCAGCAGACTGCCATGAAAAACAGCAATAGACATGATGTGGAAATGACAGAGGAACTTGTTGGGTCACCTTTTCCTCCTCGCACCTGTCCCCAAGCCATTGAATTGCCCCCAGATGCTATTGATGGTATGAGTGAAGAGCTTGTGCCTCTTGCTAGCCAAAATcctgatcagagaagaaaagaatcttTGTGCATCAGTATCACTGTGTCCAAGGTAGAGAAAGACCAGCCTTCCAGTTCAAAGTCCTGCGAAGACCCACTTCCAGGGATGTTGTTTTTTTTGCCATCGGGTCAGCACCAGCCGGGCTGTTCCCAGCGGAATGAAAGCACAACAGAAGAGTCTTCCGAGGCCAGTCAGCTTGACGATGCTGCTGAGGGTGACTGTGCATCTGAGGAGAAAAGTGTCTCGGCTGATTCATTTGTCCCACTGGCTTCTGGGGAAAGTACATTACCAGTGCTTGAGGCATCCAGTTGGAAGAAGCAGGTGTCGCATGACTTTCTGGAGACCAGGTTTAAAATCCAGCAGCTTTTGGAGCCTCAGCAGTATATGGCTTTTCTGCCCCACCACATTATGGTGAAAATCTTCAGGTTACTTCCCACTAAGAGTTTAGTGGCTCTTAAATGTACCTGCTGCTATTTCAAGTTTATCATTGAATATTACAATATCAGGCCAGCAGATTCTCGCTGGGTTCGGGATCCACGCTATAGAGAGGATCCGTGCAAGCAGTGCAAGAAAAAATATGTGAAAGGGGATGTGTCCCTGTGCCGGTGGCACCCCAAGCCCTATTGCCAGGCATTGCCCTATGGGCCGGGATACTGGATGTGCTGCCACCGGTctcagaagggcttccctggctgTAAGCTGGGGCTTCATGACAATCACTGGGTCCCTGCTTGCCATAGCTTTAATCGGGCAATCCATAAGAAAGCAAAAGGGACTGAAACTGAAGAGGAGTACTAA